Proteins encoded together in one Phalacrocorax aristotelis chromosome 7, bGulAri2.1, whole genome shotgun sequence window:
- the KCNJ13 gene encoding LOW QUALITY PROTEIN: inward rectifier potassium channel 13 (The sequence of the model RefSeq protein was modified relative to this genomic sequence to represent the inferred CDS: deleted 1 base in 1 codon) — KRSLPTTCGKFLASSGTNIQNQPSPPSPGAQVFPFSSAQTLQRPKMTTDMIESNNTKSSAPLLTQRYLRMVTKDGHSTFQMDGAQGKGLAYLRDAWGILMDMRWRWMMLVFSASFVIHWLVFAVLWYLLAEMNGDLELDHDAPPVNHTICVKYITSFTAAFSFSLETQLTIGYGTMFPSGDCPSAIALLAIQMVLGVMLEAFITGAFVAKIAQPKNRAFSIRFTRSAVVTHTKGTPYLMFQVANTRSSPLTSVQISAILYQEQENGQLHQTSVDFHLDSVTSDECPFFIFPLTYYHSITPSSPLVALLQREAAHHFELVVFLSAVQEGTGETCQRRTSYLPSEIMLYHRFASMLARNTKGEYQIKMENFDKTIPELPAAADSKSPRRTDKEIRINGQHADSFQLSETGLTE, encoded by the exons aaaagatctctaCCAACTACTTGTGGGAAGTTTCTTGCCAGTTCTGGGACCAATATACAAAACCAGCCTAGT CCTCCCTCTCCTGGAGCCCAGGTATTCCCCTTCTCCAGCGCACAAACCCTTCAAAGACCG aaGATGACAACAGATATGATAGAGAGCAACAACACCAAATCCAGTGCTCCCCTCCTGACCCAAAGATACCTGAGGATGGTGACCAAGGACGGACACAGCACATTCCAGATGGATGGTGCCCAAGGAAAAGGTCTGGCATACCTCCGAGATGCATGGGGAATACTAATGGACATGCGCTGGAGGTGGATGATGCttgtcttttctgcttcttttgtcATTCACTGGCTAGTCTTTGCAGTGCTTTGGTATCTGCTGGCTGAGATGAATGGGGACCTGGAGCTGGACCATGATGCTCCACCTGTCAACCACACTATATGTGTCAAGTACATCACCAgtttcacagctgctttctccTTCTCACTGGAGACGCAACTCACTATTGGTTACGGCACTATGTTCCCAAGTGGGGACTGTCCCAGTGCTATTGCACTGCTTGCAATACAGATGGTCCTGGGGGTCATGCTGGAAGCCTTCATCACAG GTGCTTTCGTGGCAAAGATTGCCCAACCAAAGAATCGGGCGTTCTCCATCCGCTTCACCCGCTCTGCTGTAGTGACACACACCAAGGGGACGCCATACCTGATGTTCCAGGTAGCCAACACACGCTCCAGCCCACTGACTAGTGTCCAGATTTCTGCTATACTTTACCAAGAACAAGAGAATGGGCAGCTGCACCAAACTAGTGTGGACTTCCACCTAGACAGTGTTACTTCGGATGAGtgtcctttttttatttttccactgacCTACTACCATTCAATCACTCCATCCAGCCCCCTGGTTGCTCTCCTCCAAAGAGAAGCTGCTCACCATTTTGAGCTGGTTGTCTTTCTGTCAGCTGTGCAGGAAGGCACAGGAGAAACATGTCAAAGGAGAACATCCTACCTCCCCTCAGAAATCATGCTGTACCATCGCTTTGCCTCCATGCTAGCCCGCAACACCAAAGGTGAATATCAGATCAAGATGGAGAATTTTGACAAGACTATTCCTgagctcccagctgcagctgactCAAAGAGTCCAAGAAGGACTGACAAGGAGATCCGCATCAATGGACAGCACGCTGACAGCTTCCAGCTCTCCGAGACTGGCCTCACAGAATAG